In the genome of Vicia villosa cultivar HV-30 ecotype Madison, WI linkage group LG7, Vvil1.0, whole genome shotgun sequence, one region contains:
- the LOC131617670 gene encoding glycine-rich protein 23-like encodes MNIKSFIFVFFLYALIFISVVATEPSKDDGKQIGTFENSKTKLGVNEDRGIGGSGDMVKGHNDNGLGFWINGGGWGGSIESGDFKGSINIGGAQGGGENNGLGGQSELGNEVAWSGGGESSAFGFGGQRERGNEIGWRGGENSAYGGQGGRRNEVSWRGGENRGFGGEEEGESEGFAGLWDHKN; translated from the exons ATGAATATCAAGTCTTTCATTTTCGTGTTCTTTCTCTATGCACTAATTTTCATATCTGTTGTAGCAACTGAACCATCAAAAGATGACGGAAAACAAA TTGGTACATTTGAAAATTCCAAAACCAAACTTGGAGTAAATGAGGATCGAGGCATAGGAGGAAGTGGAGATATGGTAAAAGGGCATAATGATAATGGTTTGGGATTTTGGATAAATGGAGGTGGTTGGGGAGGTTCTATAGAAAGCGGAGATTTTAAAGGCTCGATAAATATCGGAGGAGCTCAAGGAGGAGGTGAAAACAATGGACTTGGAGGACAAAGTGAACTAGGAAATGAAGTAGCTTGGAGTGGAGGAGGAGAAAGTAGCGCGTTCGGGTTTGGAGgacaaagagaaagaggaaatgaAATAGGTTGGAGAGGAGGAGAAAATAGTGCATATGGAGGACAAGGAGGAAGAAGAAATGAAGTAAGTTGGAGAGGAGGAGAAAATAGAGGATTTGGAGGAGAAGAAGAGGGAGAAAGTGAAGGATTTGCAGGACTTTGGGACCATAAAAACTAA
- the LOC131619570 gene encoding uncharacterized protein LOC131619570, which translates to MSSGESHSVTSSDTMDEQWAEYLGNYVYDEVEQNVDLSDIESDEGEDEMDENFGDPVVEENGISFNYRVTAACVRGKNVFHFPSNVAANWLLPLQTEIDIVDVHTDAVYPCVLKTGRRPGERYLCLGWYEYVKATRLRAGDVLECTVADPPTRMFVRFMM; encoded by the exons ATGTCCAGTGGTGAATCCCACTCAGTGACTTCAagtgatac GATGGATGAACAATGGGCTGAGTATTTAGGTAATTACGTTTACGATGAGGTTGAACAGAATGTCGATCTCAGTGACATTGAAAGTGATGAAGGTGAAGATGAGATGGATGAAAATTTCGGTGATCCCGTGGTCGAAGAAAATGGCATTTCATTCAATTATCGTGTCACTGCTGCTTGTGTAAGAGGAAAGAATGTTTTC CACTTTCCATCTAATGTTGCTGCCAATTGGTTATTGCCGTTGCAAACTGAGATAGACATTGTCGATGTTCATACCGATGCTGTTTACCCATGTGTGTTGAAGACTGGTAGGAGGCCAGGGGAGAGATATCTTTGCTTAGGTTGGTATGAGTATGTTAAAGCAACTCGTCTGAGGGCTGGTGATGTTCTTGAGTGCACTGTGGCAGATCCTCCTACAAGAATGTTTGTTCGTTTTATGATGTAA